One window of the Triticum dicoccoides isolate Atlit2015 ecotype Zavitan chromosome 3B, WEW_v2.0, whole genome shotgun sequence genome contains the following:
- the LOC119276454 gene encoding uncharacterized protein LOC119276454 isoform X1, which produces MQTTSLSSAPSSRPPSAPPSTPPPPHVAFPSLRRRDLLLLSASPLPLSLSPAAASARGLFRMPPPGLANRYFLVRAGESVYEGQGLLRTNPVAKTSVDSGLSPAGLRQAARAALELRRLGACEDDCWIWPSITQRAYQAAEIIAAANSINRSKIVPEYSFLDARGLGAYEGKKLEALPEVYASDNISPDIKPPPTYDGTPNESVADVFVRVTQLMSILETQYSGDTVVIVSPDSDNLSILQAGLIGLDLRRHDSLFFQPGEVRAVDPASIPEYKQPASSVFKCTNPPSCK; this is translated from the exons ATGCAAACCACCTCTCTGTCTTCCGCTCCGTCCTCTCGGCCCCCCTCCGCGCCGCCGTCTACACCCCCGCCCCCGCACGTCGCCTTCCCCTCGCTCCGTCGCCGGGACCTCCTCTTGCTCTCAGCGTCGCCTCTTCCCCTCTCGCTCTCTCCAGCGGCCGCCTCGGCGCGCGGGCTGTTCCGCATGCCGCCGCCGGGGCTGGCGAACCGCTACTTCCTCGTGCGCGCTGGCGAGTCGGTGTACGAGGGGCAGGGACTCCTCCGGACCAACCCCGTCGCCAAGACCTCCGTCGACAGCGGTCTCTCCCCCGCCGGCCTCCGCCAGGCCGCGCGCGccgcgctcgagctccgccgccttggTGCATGCGAGGACGACTGCTGGATATGGCCCTCCATCACCCAGCGCGCCTACCAGGCCGCCGAGATCATCGCTGCCGCCAACAGCATCAACCGCAG TAAAATCGTGCCGGAGTATAGCTTCTTGGACGCGCGGGGGCTGGGTGCGTACGAGGGGAAGAAGTTAGAAGCATTGCCAGAG GTGTATGCGTCTGATAATATTTCGCCGGACATCAAaccacctcctacttatgatggtaCACCTAACGAGAGCGTGGCGGATGTATTTGTTCGGGTAACACAGCTCATGTCAATACTAGAGACTCAGTACTCAGGGGATACTGTTGTCATCGTTTCACCAGATTCTGACAACTTGTCAATTCTTCAAGCTGGGTTGATAGGACTGGACCTGCGGAG GCATGACAGCCTGTTCTTTCAGCCGGGTGAGGTCCGAGCCGTTGATCCTGCCAGTATACCTGAATATAAGCAGCCAGCCTCTAGTGTTTTTAAGTGTACAAACCCACCAAGTTGCAAATAA
- the LOC119276454 gene encoding uncharacterized protein LOC119276454 isoform X2 has translation MQTTSLSSAPSSRPPSAPPSTPPPPHVAFPSLRRRDLLLLSASPLPLSLSPAAASARGLFRMPPPGLANRYFLVRAGESVYEGQGLLRTNPVAKTSVDSGLSPAGLRQAARAALELRRLGACEDDCWIWPSITQRAYQAAEIIAAANSINRSKIVPEYSFLDARGLGAYEGKKLEALPEVYASDNISPDIKPPPTYDGTPNESVADVFVRVTQLMSILETQYSGDTVVIVSPDSDNLSILQAGLIGLDLRRRKLQ, from the exons ATGCAAACCACCTCTCTGTCTTCCGCTCCGTCCTCTCGGCCCCCCTCCGCGCCGCCGTCTACACCCCCGCCCCCGCACGTCGCCTTCCCCTCGCTCCGTCGCCGGGACCTCCTCTTGCTCTCAGCGTCGCCTCTTCCCCTCTCGCTCTCTCCAGCGGCCGCCTCGGCGCGCGGGCTGTTCCGCATGCCGCCGCCGGGGCTGGCGAACCGCTACTTCCTCGTGCGCGCTGGCGAGTCGGTGTACGAGGGGCAGGGACTCCTCCGGACCAACCCCGTCGCCAAGACCTCCGTCGACAGCGGTCTCTCCCCCGCCGGCCTCCGCCAGGCCGCGCGCGccgcgctcgagctccgccgccttggTGCATGCGAGGACGACTGCTGGATATGGCCCTCCATCACCCAGCGCGCCTACCAGGCCGCCGAGATCATCGCTGCCGCCAACAGCATCAACCGCAG TAAAATCGTGCCGGAGTATAGCTTCTTGGACGCGCGGGGGCTGGGTGCGTACGAGGGGAAGAAGTTAGAAGCATTGCCAGAG GTGTATGCGTCTGATAATATTTCGCCGGACATCAAaccacctcctacttatgatggtaCACCTAACGAGAGCGTGGCGGATGTATTTGTTCGGGTAACACAGCTCATGTCAATACTAGAGACTCAGTACTCAGGGGATACTGTTGTCATCGTTTCACCAGATTCTGACAACTTGTCAATTCTTCAAGCTGGGTTGATAGGACTGGACCTGCGGAG GCGAAAGCTCCAATAA